From Saccharomycodes ludwigii strain NBRC 1722 chromosome IV, whole genome shotgun sequence, one genomic window encodes:
- the APE4 gene encoding aspartyl aminopeptidase (similar to Saccharomyces cerevisiae YHR113W | APE4 | cytoplasmic aspartyl aminopeptidase with possible vacuole function) translates to MSSTVTATKRNYPEEFIKFLNSSPTPFHAVYNIKKKLEAKGYKELSERETWNGSVKKSGKYYVTRNNSSIIAFQIGENWIPGNPIAITGAHTDSPVLKIKPISKRKSEGYLQVGVECYGGGIWHSWFDSDLSIAGRVMCKEQDGVTVSKLIDLKRPLLKIPTLAIHLDRTVNTKFEFNKETKLLPIIGLENEEEKSSADSSNNNGCCNSDTKLESSQFSSLQNIIERHHKGLLDLLVQELQLPNVDSIEDFELILYDHKPSCLGGINNEFVFSARLDNLTSCFTSLCALLEASDVDIENESGIRLMACFDHEEIGSSSAQGADSNFLPNILERLTLLKCDDTDVTCPLNRSLILESSAKSFFLSSDVSHGVHPNYSSNYESKHKPALGGGPVIKINANQRYMTNSPGLALVKKLADDVEVPLQLFVVANDSPCGSTIGPILASKTGIRTLDLGNPILSMHSIRETGCAYDLEYQVKLFKSFFEKYSTLENKIIV, encoded by the coding sequence ATGAGTAGTACAGtaacagcaacaaaaagaaattatcctgaagaatttattaaattccTAAATTCCTCTCCAACTCCATTCCATGCTGTTTacaacattaaaaaaaaattagaagcCAAAGGCTATAAAGAATTAAGTGAACGTGAAACTTGGAATGGCTCTGTTAAAAAATCAGGGAAATATTATGTCACTAGAAACAATTCCTCTATTATTGCATTTCAAATAGGTGAAAATTGGATCCCAGGTAATCCTATTGCTATAACTGGTGCTCACACAGATTCGCCCGTTTTGAAAATCAAACCCATCAGTAAACGTAAAAGTGAAGGTTATTTACAAGTTGGTGTAGAGTGCTACGGTGGCGGAATATGGCACTCTTGGTTTGATTCAGATTTATCGATTGCTGGTAGAGTTATGTGCAAAGAACAAGATGGGGTAACGGTTTCtaaattaattgatttgAAAAGACCCCTCTTAAAGATTCCTACTTTAGCAATCCATTTGGATAGAACCGTTAACACTAAATTCGAGTTTAACAAAGAAACTAAGCTATTGCCTATTATAGGCttagaaaatgaagaagagAAGTCTAGCGCCGATAgttccaataataatggttgTTGTAACAGTGATACAAAATTAGAATCCTCCCAATTTAGCTCATTACAAAACATTATTGAAAGACACCATAAGGGTTTATTAGATTTACTGGTACAAGAACTGCAATTGCCAAATGTTGATTCGATTGAAGATTTTGAATTGATTTTGTATGATCACAAACCATCTTGTTTAGGTGGTATCAATAAtgaatttgttttttccgCTCGATTAGATAACCTTACTTCTTGTTTCACCTCCTTGTGCGCATTGCTAGAGGCTTCGGATGTTGATATTGAGAATGAATCTGGAATCAGACTTATGGCTTGTTTTGATCACGAAGAAATTGGTTCTTCTTCAGCGCAAGGTGCCGACTCCAACTTTttaccaaatattttagaaaGATTAACTTTGTTAAAATGTGATGACACTGATGTAACTTGTCCATTGAATAGATCGTTGATATTAGAATCTTCTgctaaatctttttttctgtcATCTGATGTATCTCACGGTGTACATCCAAATTATTCAAGTAATTACGAATCTAAACATAAACCGGCATTAGGTGGTGGTCCAGTTATAAAGATAAATGCTAATCAGCGTTATATGACTAATTCTCCGGGATTAGCACTAGTTAAGAAATTAGCTGATGATGTTGAAGTTCCTTTACAATTATTTGTTGTAGCCAATGATTCTCCGTGCGGTTCGACTATTGGACCTATTTTAGCTTCCAAAACTGGTATTAGAACGTTGGATTTGGGTAATCCCATTTTAAGTATGCACAGTATTAGAGAAACTGGTTGTGCTTATGATTTAGAATATCAAgttaaattattcaaatcaTTTTTCGAAAAATATTCTactttagaaaataaaattattgtttaa